Proteins from a genomic interval of Rhodothermus marinus:
- the nadD gene encoding nicotinate (nicotinamide) nucleotide adenylyltransferase, with translation MARQRVGLFGGSFNPPHLAHLIVAEQVREQAGLDRVLWVPCHTPPHKDEQELAAPRHRLAMVRLAVEGNPFFEVSDIEIRRRGRSYTIDTIRALQTQHPDWELRLILGEDSLRTFHTWRAPEEIVARVPLVVYRRPDAPDHPVDPRFLARTTFVEAPLLEISATEIRRRCREGRSIRYFVPEPVRQYIIEHQLYGASVR, from the coding sequence ATGGCACGGCAGCGCGTCGGGCTCTTCGGCGGTTCGTTCAATCCCCCGCACCTGGCCCATCTGATCGTGGCCGAACAGGTGCGTGAGCAGGCCGGACTGGACCGGGTGCTCTGGGTGCCCTGTCACACACCGCCCCACAAGGACGAACAGGAGCTGGCCGCGCCGCGTCACCGACTGGCCATGGTGCGGCTGGCCGTCGAGGGTAATCCATTTTTTGAGGTCTCCGATATAGAAATTCGCCGGAGGGGCCGCTCCTACACGATCGACACGATCCGTGCGTTGCAGACGCAGCACCCTGACTGGGAACTGAGGCTGATCCTGGGCGAAGACAGCCTCCGCACCTTCCACACCTGGCGTGCTCCGGAAGAGATCGTCGCCCGCGTGCCGCTGGTCGTTTATCGCCGGCCCGATGCGCCCGACCATCCGGTCGATCCACGTTTTCTGGCCCGAACCACGTTCGTCGAGGCCCCGCTGCTGGAGATTTCGGCCACCGAGATCCGCCGGCGCTGTCGCGAGGGCCGTTCCATTCGCTATTTCGTACCCGAGCCGGTCCGACAATACATCATCGAACACCAACTCTACGGCGCTTCGGTGCGCTGA
- a CDS encoding tetratricopeptide repeat protein: protein MSETPARQEVKSQTLLQRARAAHASSRFAEAARLYLAAARLLGDRPDRRAEALLEAAHALRLVGYFRRALQLYERVQALAQQLGDEALWMDARVGEGMARRAMGDLETAIACFREALDYYQEQDDPEGIGYTLWCLGGALRLTGDFDEALDCLLEALDIFEDEEPSTAEGYVRCALGGLSRMRGEYDASLAYYQAAERILTACDDLFGRAYAACGIANAHRMLGNVEAAHHYFTQAQQRYHQIGDRVSYAYTLWGEGTLFKVTHRLEQARERFRQALTLFRATGDDRGIAYAYTGLAELLLLEERAPKQARSYLEAARERAGRHGYTFERLHAELLLHLSGMQPAEGGLEALREAYRRCGSQWLEGEVSLPLNIP from the coding sequence ATGAGCGAAACACCTGCACGACAGGAAGTCAAAAGCCAGACGCTGTTGCAGCGGGCGCGGGCGGCCCATGCAAGCAGTCGGTTTGCCGAGGCGGCACGCCTGTATCTGGCGGCGGCCCGTCTGCTGGGCGATCGTCCCGACCGGCGCGCCGAGGCCCTGCTGGAGGCCGCGCATGCGCTGCGCCTGGTGGGATACTTTCGGCGGGCCCTGCAGCTCTACGAGCGGGTGCAGGCCCTGGCGCAGCAGCTCGGCGACGAGGCGCTCTGGATGGACGCGCGCGTCGGCGAGGGGATGGCCCGCCGTGCCATGGGCGACCTTGAAACGGCCATCGCCTGCTTCCGAGAAGCGCTGGACTACTACCAGGAACAGGACGATCCGGAAGGCATCGGCTACACGCTCTGGTGTCTGGGTGGTGCGCTGCGCCTGACCGGCGACTTTGACGAAGCGCTCGACTGTCTGCTGGAAGCGCTGGACATCTTCGAAGACGAGGAGCCTTCGACGGCCGAGGGATACGTCCGCTGCGCGCTGGGCGGCCTGAGCCGGATGCGGGGCGAATACGACGCTTCACTGGCCTACTACCAGGCGGCCGAGCGTATCCTGACGGCCTGCGACGACCTCTTCGGCCGCGCCTATGCCGCCTGCGGCATCGCCAACGCCCACCGCATGCTGGGCAACGTCGAGGCCGCCCATCATTATTTTACCCAGGCCCAGCAGCGCTACCACCAGATCGGCGATCGGGTCAGCTACGCCTACACGCTCTGGGGCGAGGGGACGCTTTTCAAGGTGACGCACCGGCTCGAACAGGCCCGCGAGCGATTCCGACAGGCGCTTACGCTCTTTCGCGCAACGGGCGACGACCGGGGCATCGCCTACGCCTACACGGGCCTGGCCGAGCTGCTGCTGCTCGAAGAACGGGCCCCCAAGCAGGCCCGGAGCTACCTGGAAGCGGCTCGTGAACGGGCCGGTCGGCACGGCTACACCTTCGAACGACTGCACGCCGAGCTGCTGTTGCATCTGTCCGGAATGCAACCGGCCGAAGGGGGACTGGAGGCGTTGCGCGAAGCCTATCGGCGTTGCGGTTCGCAATGGCTCGAAGGTGAAGTCTCCCTTCCACTCAACATTCCGTAG
- a CDS encoding glycoside hydrolase family 32 protein: protein MARDYWPRPLLHFAPPQGFMNDPNGLVYHRGRYHLFYQHNPYAPVWGHMSWGHAVGPSLLDWEDRPVALPEQPDHMIFSGSAVVDQTSTAGFGADALIAVYTAHYRDDREAQCLAYSPDGGERWTFYEGNPVLVDPERPHVRDPQVFRYEPDGYWVMAVALADDRQVAFYASDDLKRWELLSTFGPAGCWQEAPHWECPALLELPVDGSDRTHWLLEVDVDGGAPTGGSGAQYFTGHFDGVRFVPDDPPETVRWVESGPDFYAAQAFNHMPDGRRVWLGWMNNWRYANALPTHPWRGMLTIPRELSMVEVDGRHHLVQRPCRECYARMRPVEAPPIGRSFPLPEAGLLRLRMRTDSAWHVRFFTGTTPGVIVGYDAETRRLFLDRRAAGRTDFSPDFPARFAALLPPDAPEELDLEILFDRYSLEVFAPQARLVLSALVFPAPGDRAAVIQDEGESIREVQLSDYAVASASAG, encoded by the coding sequence ATGGCGCGCGACTACTGGCCCCGTCCGCTGTTGCACTTCGCCCCGCCGCAGGGCTTCATGAACGACCCGAACGGGTTGGTCTACCACCGCGGCCGCTATCACCTCTTTTACCAGCACAATCCCTACGCGCCGGTCTGGGGGCACATGAGCTGGGGACACGCCGTCGGGCCTTCGCTGCTGGACTGGGAGGATCGGCCTGTGGCGCTCCCGGAGCAGCCCGACCATATGATCTTCTCAGGCTCGGCCGTCGTTGATCAGACCAGCACGGCCGGTTTCGGCGCCGACGCGCTGATTGCCGTCTATACGGCCCACTACCGGGACGATCGGGAGGCGCAATGCCTGGCCTACAGCCCGGACGGTGGGGAGCGGTGGACGTTCTACGAGGGAAATCCGGTGCTGGTGGATCCCGAGCGGCCGCATGTGCGCGATCCGCAGGTCTTCCGGTACGAACCGGACGGCTACTGGGTGATGGCCGTGGCCCTGGCCGACGACCGGCAGGTGGCCTTCTACGCCTCGGACGATCTGAAACGCTGGGAGCTGCTGAGCACGTTTGGTCCGGCCGGCTGCTGGCAGGAGGCGCCCCACTGGGAATGTCCGGCCCTGCTGGAATTGCCCGTGGACGGTTCCGACCGCACGCACTGGCTGCTGGAGGTGGACGTGGACGGCGGGGCGCCGACGGGCGGCTCGGGCGCGCAGTATTTCACCGGGCATTTCGACGGCGTACGCTTCGTGCCGGACGATCCGCCCGAAACGGTCCGCTGGGTGGAGTCCGGACCCGACTTCTATGCGGCGCAGGCCTTCAATCACATGCCGGATGGGCGCCGGGTGTGGCTGGGCTGGATGAACAACTGGCGCTACGCGAACGCGTTGCCCACCCATCCGTGGCGGGGCATGCTGACGATCCCGCGCGAGCTGTCGATGGTGGAAGTCGATGGCCGCCACCATCTCGTGCAGCGTCCCTGTCGGGAGTGCTACGCACGCATGCGGCCGGTGGAGGCGCCGCCAATCGGGCGTTCGTTTCCGCTACCCGAAGCCGGGCTGCTACGGCTCCGGATGCGTACCGACAGCGCATGGCACGTTCGGTTTTTCACCGGCACCACGCCGGGCGTGATTGTGGGCTACGACGCCGAAACCCGCCGTCTTTTTCTGGATCGCCGCGCGGCCGGCCGGACCGACTTTTCGCCCGACTTTCCCGCTCGCTTTGCGGCGCTGCTACCGCCCGATGCGCCAGAGGAACTCGACCTGGAGATCCTTTTCGACCGCTACAGTCTGGAAGTTTTCGCCCCGCAGGCCCGGCTCGTCCTGAGCGCGCTGGTCTTTCCGGCGCCCGGGGATCGTGCGGCCGTAATTCAGGACGAAGGTGAATCGATCCGGGAGGTGCAGCTTAGCGACTATGCAGTCGCTTCAGCGTCGGCCGGCTGA
- a CDS encoding PepSY-associated TM helix domain-containing protein has protein sequence MTVRTFAVTLHRWLGLITGLVVFIVATTGALYVFEEELQDLFDRDVRFVASQPSPMLPPSEALARMQARVGPEYGVLLISYPNEPRTYHVWAWNRNDLEDWIGAYMNPYTGEFLEVYNYHDTFWATVEHLHTTLLLPHEIGRIVVGSATIIFVILLLTGLILWWPRNRRVWTTPQGRRSRFRITWGLGPKRLTYDLHNVLGFYASWIVVFLAITGLVMAFGWMKSGVYWLFSGGQSIPEPPRFELAASAAVASRSPEALMDSLYLHTLRTYPDAHMVIVRAPATPAMPLQIDVYPDEGTFYRRIEQYFDPYTGEKLATDRFEEGNLGDKVLRMNYDIHSGAILGWPGRLLAFFACLIVASLPITGFLIWFPRWRRQRRSRRSPTTTRGTASRVRPTAPPSAQPADAEATA, from the coding sequence ATGACCGTTCGCACGTTTGCCGTCACGCTTCATCGCTGGCTTGGACTGATAACCGGCCTCGTCGTTTTCATAGTTGCCACAACCGGCGCCCTCTACGTCTTCGAAGAAGAGCTGCAGGATCTTTTCGATCGGGACGTGCGCTTCGTGGCCTCCCAGCCCTCTCCGATGCTTCCACCCAGCGAGGCTCTTGCCCGCATGCAGGCCCGGGTCGGGCCCGAATATGGCGTGCTCCTGATCAGCTATCCCAATGAACCCCGCACCTATCACGTCTGGGCCTGGAACCGCAACGATCTGGAAGACTGGATCGGAGCTTACATGAATCCCTACACGGGAGAATTTCTGGAAGTTTACAACTATCACGACACCTTCTGGGCCACGGTCGAGCACCTTCATACCACGCTATTGCTACCGCACGAGATCGGCCGGATCGTCGTTGGAAGCGCCACGATTATTTTTGTGATCCTGCTGCTCACCGGACTCATCCTCTGGTGGCCACGCAATCGCCGGGTCTGGACCACGCCACAGGGCCGCCGCTCCCGCTTCCGGATTACCTGGGGACTTGGCCCCAAGCGACTGACCTACGATCTCCACAACGTACTCGGATTCTACGCCTCCTGGATTGTGGTTTTCCTGGCGATCACCGGGCTGGTCATGGCCTTCGGCTGGATGAAAAGCGGCGTGTACTGGCTGTTCTCCGGCGGCCAGTCGATACCGGAGCCGCCCCGGTTCGAACTCGCCGCTTCCGCTGCTGTCGCATCCCGTTCGCCCGAAGCGCTCATGGACAGCCTCTATCTGCACACGCTGCGGACCTATCCCGATGCCCATATGGTGATCGTACGCGCACCCGCAACGCCTGCAATGCCTCTGCAGATCGACGTCTATCCGGATGAGGGCACCTTCTACCGACGGATTGAACAGTACTTCGACCCGTACACCGGTGAAAAGCTGGCCACCGATCGCTTCGAGGAAGGCAATCTGGGCGACAAAGTGCTCCGCATGAACTATGACATCCACAGCGGAGCGATTCTCGGCTGGCCCGGACGACTTCTGGCGTTTTTCGCCTGTCTGATCGTGGCCAGCCTGCCGATTACCGGCTTTCTGATCTGGTTTCCGCGCTGGCGGCGACAGCGCCGTTCCAGACGGAGTCCGACTACGACCCGTGGAACTGCTTCACGGGTTCGCCCGACCGCACCGCCGTCCGCTCAGCCGGCCGACGCTGAAGCGACTGCATAG
- a CDS encoding TonB-dependent receptor, which produces MRRLLLGLLFLAPMIAQAQENFGTLQGRVVTSDGQPAELINVWLQGTSLGSVTDSTGHFLIAQIPPGTYTLVVSAVGLETQTRRVTIRAGEVTSLPPVVLRESIAELQEIVVTAYATNYRAAYPSPTLLLQAPLAEIPQNIQVVTADLLRNQQLLNMREGVVRNVSGAIEAEHWAQFTRVHMRGARVAAFRNGLDVSSTWGPLSEDMALVERIEFIKGPAGFKLANGEPVGFYNVVTKKPTGRTRQEVSLSLGSFNLYRATIDLDGQLGSPRLLYRLNVLGYRTESFLQHDFQSRLAIAPVLTYRLSSRTTVTLEYTYQYASLLNPGSVYQFSARGFEPDALPEGFTIADPSLDPSKIRENSFFLYFTHQLNDRWQLRAQGTFFDYRPTGSSIWPAAIDSAGNMLRQIGLWDSHLQQKAAQVFLQGTEQTGAVTHYLLIGLDMADKDYFAEFGQYQLLDSEAQPFNIYRPTYGLSAAQLPRFDRSQPLRNRANYVTFASHEALYVQDELRFFEERLRLTLGARFTQARSNSRYNTPFGEELVEHVITPRAGLSVTLRPNTHVYGLYDQTFLPQAGSDAQGRAFKPVRGHNLEVGLKHDGGEGRWNLTLAAYRIVKTNVLTTDPENPNFSVQLGETLTRGIEVDLRGELFPRLDVVLNYAFTDAFISKDTDPEREGDRYGGARHVTNGWATYHLPAGFSVSLGYRWMWDRTSAWASPGAQESLPDYFRLDGGLSWRYDRLQLALNVNNILDATLYTGTRYYGFYYWQVEPPRNFRLLVRYTL; this is translated from the coding sequence ATGAGACGGCTGTTACTTGGCCTGCTGTTTTTGGCCCCGATGATAGCCCAGGCGCAGGAAAACTTCGGCACGCTGCAGGGGCGTGTCGTTACCTCCGATGGGCAACCCGCCGAATTGATCAACGTCTGGCTTCAGGGAACTTCGCTCGGTAGTGTTACCGATTCCACCGGACACTTTCTCATTGCACAGATTCCGCCGGGCACCTACACGCTGGTGGTGTCGGCGGTCGGGTTAGAGACCCAGACGCGCCGTGTGACGATTCGCGCAGGTGAGGTCACCAGCCTGCCTCCTGTGGTGCTGCGCGAAAGCATTGCCGAGCTTCAGGAAATTGTCGTCACGGCATATGCCACGAACTACCGCGCGGCTTATCCCTCCCCTACGCTGCTGCTGCAGGCGCCACTGGCCGAAATTCCCCAGAACATTCAGGTCGTCACGGCCGACCTGCTACGCAATCAGCAGTTGCTGAACATGCGAGAAGGCGTCGTGCGCAATGTCAGTGGGGCCATTGAAGCCGAACACTGGGCCCAGTTCACCCGCGTGCACATGCGCGGCGCCCGCGTCGCCGCCTTTCGAAACGGCCTGGACGTCTCGTCGACGTGGGGGCCGCTTTCGGAAGATATGGCGCTCGTGGAGCGCATCGAGTTTATCAAAGGACCGGCCGGCTTCAAGCTGGCCAACGGTGAGCCCGTCGGCTTCTATAATGTGGTGACCAAAAAACCGACCGGGCGCACCCGTCAGGAAGTTTCCCTGTCGCTGGGCAGCTTCAATCTGTACCGGGCCACTATCGATCTGGATGGCCAGCTGGGAAGCCCTCGGCTGCTCTATCGGCTGAACGTACTCGGCTACCGCACCGAATCTTTCCTGCAGCACGACTTTCAAAGCCGGCTGGCGATCGCTCCTGTCCTCACCTACCGTCTATCCTCTCGGACTACCGTGACGTTGGAGTACACTTATCAGTATGCCAGCCTGCTAAATCCCGGGAGTGTCTATCAGTTTTCCGCACGCGGCTTTGAACCGGACGCCCTGCCCGAAGGGTTTACCATTGCCGATCCAAGTCTGGACCCATCTAAAATCAGAGAAAACAGCTTTTTCTTATATTTTACCCATCAACTCAATGACAGGTGGCAACTACGTGCGCAGGGAACCTTTTTTGACTATCGACCCACTGGTAGCTCCATCTGGCCCGCCGCGATCGATTCGGCGGGAAACATGTTGCGTCAGATCGGCCTCTGGGATAGCCACCTGCAGCAAAAAGCAGCCCAGGTATTTCTCCAGGGGACTGAGCAAACCGGCGCTGTGACCCATTATTTGCTGATCGGCCTGGATATGGCCGACAAAGACTATTTTGCCGAATTCGGGCAATATCAGCTACTGGATAGCGAAGCGCAGCCCTTCAATATCTACCGGCCCACCTATGGCCTCTCTGCTGCGCAACTGCCCCGTTTCGATCGGTCGCAGCCGCTTCGGAATCGTGCCAATTACGTGACCTTCGCCAGCCATGAAGCGCTCTACGTGCAGGATGAACTGCGGTTCTTCGAGGAGCGCCTGCGGCTAACACTGGGGGCACGTTTCACACAGGCACGCAGCAATTCCCGTTACAATACGCCGTTCGGGGAAGAGCTGGTGGAACACGTCATCACGCCGCGCGCCGGACTCAGCGTAACGCTTCGTCCAAACACGCATGTATATGGTCTCTACGATCAAACTTTCCTGCCACAGGCTGGCTCCGACGCACAGGGCCGCGCTTTCAAACCCGTGCGCGGTCACAACCTCGAAGTCGGCTTGAAGCACGACGGCGGGGAAGGCCGCTGGAACCTCACGCTGGCCGCCTACCGAATTGTCAAAACCAACGTGCTGACCACCGACCCGGAAAACCCGAACTTTTCCGTTCAGCTCGGTGAGACGCTCACCCGTGGGATCGAGGTTGATCTGCGAGGCGAGCTGTTTCCCCGACTCGACGTGGTGCTCAATTATGCTTTCACCGACGCGTTCATTTCCAAAGACACGGACCCGGAACGCGAAGGGGATCGCTATGGCGGCGCGCGCCACGTTACCAACGGATGGGCCACCTATCATCTGCCCGCTGGTTTCAGCGTGAGCCTGGGCTACCGCTGGATGTGGGATCGCACTTCGGCCTGGGCTTCGCCCGGCGCTCAGGAATCGCTTCCCGACTATTTCCGGCTAGACGGCGGGCTGAGCTGGCGCTACGATCGCCTGCAGCTTGCGCTGAACGTGAACAACATCCTCGATGCCACACTCTACACCGGCACGCGCTACTACGGCTTCTACTACTGGCAGGTAGAGCCACCCCGCAACTTCCGTCTGCTGGTGCGCTACACGCTCTAA
- a CDS encoding sugar-binding transcriptional regulator: protein MPRPRSPFDLRLLTKVSELYYLQNLTQQQIARRLRLSRPKVSRLLQQARRLGIVQITIRGASQFVELESELERRYRLLEAVIVETPSPGDDALLKKQLGAAAADYLRRTVQAGDVIGMTWGTTLQAMIQQLQAMPTTKVHVVQTLGGIGPPEAEAYAADLSRRLAQLLQAPVTLLPAPGIVHRPEAREVLLSDRYVQAALSLFPRLTVAYTGIGALNTNPVFQTKDEQLQRFYEELQAAGAIGDIAMRFYDSRGRSVRTSLDQHLIGITLEELRRVPRVVGIAGGPAKVEAIRGALRGGYIKVLITDHETAEQLLAD from the coding sequence ATGCCTCGACCGCGGAGTCCGTTTGATCTACGGCTGCTGACGAAGGTCAGCGAGCTGTATTACCTTCAGAACCTGACGCAACAGCAGATTGCCCGGCGGCTGCGGCTGTCGCGGCCCAAAGTCTCACGCCTGCTGCAACAGGCCCGACGGCTGGGCATCGTCCAGATCACCATCCGGGGCGCCAGTCAGTTCGTCGAACTGGAATCGGAGCTGGAGCGGCGCTACCGCCTGCTGGAAGCGGTGATCGTGGAGACGCCCTCGCCGGGCGATGATGCCCTGCTGAAAAAGCAACTGGGTGCTGCCGCCGCCGATTACCTGCGCCGTACCGTCCAGGCCGGCGACGTCATCGGGATGACCTGGGGCACCACGCTGCAGGCCATGATCCAGCAACTGCAGGCCATGCCCACCACGAAGGTGCACGTCGTCCAGACCCTCGGCGGCATCGGTCCCCCGGAAGCCGAAGCCTATGCGGCCGATCTCTCCCGCCGGCTGGCCCAGCTCCTGCAGGCCCCGGTAACCCTGCTACCCGCACCGGGCATCGTGCACCGCCCGGAAGCCCGCGAGGTGCTGCTGAGCGACCGTTACGTGCAGGCCGCCCTGTCGCTCTTCCCCAGGCTAACCGTGGCCTACACCGGCATTGGCGCGCTGAACACCAATCCCGTCTTTCAAACGAAAGACGAGCAGCTTCAGCGTTTTTACGAAGAACTGCAAGCGGCCGGCGCCATCGGAGACATCGCCATGCGCTTCTACGACAGCCGGGGCCGCTCCGTGCGGACGTCGCTGGATCAGCACCTGATCGGGATCACGCTGGAAGAACTCCGGCGCGTTCCGCGTGTGGTGGGCATTGCCGGCGGCCCGGCCAAAGTGGAGGCCATCCGTGGCGCCCTGCGCGGCGGCTACATCAAGGTGCTGATCACCGACCACGAAACCGCCGAGCAGCTGCTGGCCGATTAG
- a CDS encoding SusC/RagA family TonB-linked outer membrane protein → MLNDRYNVWRNGWKRFGFWLVHVWLLTASASIAQAQTGAVTGRVTDADTGEPLPGVNVVVEELATGAATDVEGRYTISGLRPGTYTLRASFVGYEDQTQAVVVRAGETVEVNFALQPTTLGLQEVVVVGYGTQRWEDVTGSVAAVRTENLALMPVTGPDQALAGQVAGVQVLQGSGIPGGGPQIQVRGVGAIGAGNQPLFVVDGFPLPSSTNEIRNPLNDIPPEDIESITILKDASAAAIYGSRAANGVVIITTKSGRGQRPTVTITSSIGVQQIPPERKPDIMSAREFAQWMKERYEDHVRIDLGREPTPDDIPEPYRNPESVQGVDWFDAVTRTALMSDLNVSVSGGSQLVTAYFSAGVLRQEGVLRNTDFTRYSLRANLRFYPNDWINLGLNVSPVFAQRNLPVQGGGGIWDETFARNAGAISMGQILVTCPIASLDDVQVGCPGTFSWPNPVQALESLALGTESARFVGSSFVELEPVSGLRLKSQLNTEVFGSETQFYRPSTIGTINTPPPLAPQGRYQTSSYLNWLNENTATWNLALGDHAVEVLLGTSFQKHTQRTGSFTGEEYPSDEVKTLNAAARITGQTLIEEWGMISYFGRVNYEYRNKYFFTASLRRDGSSRFGPRNRWGTFPAIALGWRLSEEGFLRGVNWIDDLKLRFSWGETGNNNIGNYDYISRVTSQNYVLGGGLASGRVVSSLGNDLLGWETTRETNLGLDVTLLNNRVNLSAEVYQSYTTDLLLDVEIPLSSGFTTIKENRGKVRNRGIEVALQTTPVRRSNFVWISSFNVSANRNVVLELGPTGAPIYSGRSGEANPTHITMIGKPVGMFFGYVFEGLYRNWDDVNNSPHFPGAIPGNVKYRDVNGDGTISPVSDFDIIGNPYPDLVFGITNSITYKNLDVQLVLTGQLGGEKLMAFKESLNNIDGVFNVEREMLQQWRSPEDPGNGRVPTTAGTALGRVLYRDVNSLWVKDASHLAIKNITVRYNLPNRWFQSWMSINRASVYLSAQNVYYFTSYPGNPEQTNYNDTGNPLRYGNPNLTPGLDYAPYPLPRTVTLGIELSF, encoded by the coding sequence ATGTTGAACGACCGGTACAACGTCTGGCGAAACGGCTGGAAGCGATTCGGCTTCTGGTTGGTGCATGTCTGGCTGCTCACAGCAAGCGCTTCGATAGCCCAAGCGCAGACGGGAGCGGTTACGGGACGCGTGACAGATGCCGACACGGGCGAGCCGCTTCCCGGTGTGAATGTGGTGGTGGAAGAACTGGCGACCGGAGCAGCCACCGATGTGGAAGGGCGGTATACGATCTCCGGGCTGCGGCCGGGTACCTACACGCTACGGGCCTCCTTTGTGGGCTATGAGGACCAGACGCAAGCGGTTGTGGTGCGTGCCGGAGAGACGGTGGAGGTGAATTTTGCCCTGCAGCCCACGACCCTGGGCTTGCAGGAGGTGGTCGTGGTGGGGTATGGCACGCAGCGGTGGGAGGATGTGACGGGTTCGGTGGCGGCGGTCCGTACGGAAAACCTGGCGTTGATGCCCGTGACGGGGCCCGATCAGGCGCTGGCCGGTCAGGTGGCCGGGGTACAGGTGCTGCAGGGGAGCGGCATTCCCGGTGGCGGCCCGCAGATTCAGGTGCGTGGCGTCGGTGCGATCGGCGCGGGAAATCAACCGCTTTTCGTGGTGGACGGCTTCCCGCTTCCCAGTTCGACCAATGAAATTCGCAATCCGCTCAACGACATTCCCCCCGAAGACATCGAATCGATTACAATCCTGAAGGACGCTTCGGCGGCGGCGATCTACGGCTCCCGGGCGGCCAACGGGGTGGTGATCATTACGACAAAGAGCGGGCGGGGACAGCGGCCTACCGTAACGATCACCTCTTCGATCGGCGTGCAGCAGATCCCGCCGGAGCGCAAGCCGGACATCATGAGTGCCCGGGAGTTTGCTCAGTGGATGAAGGAACGTTACGAGGATCACGTGCGGATCGACCTGGGCCGGGAGCCAACCCCGGATGATATTCCGGAGCCCTATCGCAATCCGGAAAGCGTGCAGGGCGTGGACTGGTTCGACGCCGTAACACGGACGGCCCTGATGTCGGACCTGAACGTAAGCGTCAGTGGAGGAAGCCAGCTCGTTACCGCCTACTTTTCGGCCGGTGTGTTGCGGCAGGAAGGCGTGCTCAGGAACACCGACTTTACGCGGTATTCCCTCCGGGCCAACCTGCGCTTCTATCCCAACGACTGGATCAACCTGGGATTGAACGTGTCGCCGGTATTTGCACAGCGCAATCTACCCGTCCAGGGTGGAGGTGGCATCTGGGATGAAACCTTCGCGCGCAATGCAGGGGCCATTTCGATGGGACAGATTCTGGTAACCTGCCCGATTGCCAGTCTCGACGATGTGCAGGTGGGATGCCCGGGCACTTTCTCCTGGCCCAATCCTGTTCAGGCGCTGGAAAGCCTGGCGCTTGGCACGGAGTCGGCCCGTTTTGTGGGCAGTTCCTTCGTGGAACTCGAACCTGTCTCGGGTTTGCGGCTGAAGTCGCAGCTGAATACGGAAGTGTTCGGGAGCGAGACCCAGTTCTATCGGCCTTCGACGATCGGAACAATTAACACGCCACCTCCTCTGGCGCCGCAGGGACGCTACCAGACCAGCAGCTATCTGAACTGGCTGAACGAAAATACGGCCACCTGGAATCTGGCGCTCGGGGATCATGCGGTCGAGGTGCTGCTGGGCACCAGCTTTCAGAAACACACGCAGCGGACCGGAAGCTTTACCGGCGAAGAATATCCAAGCGACGAGGTCAAGACGCTGAACGCGGCCGCGCGCATTACGGGCCAGACGCTGATCGAGGAATGGGGCATGATCTCCTATTTCGGACGGGTCAACTATGAGTATCGGAATAAATACTTCTTCACGGCGTCGCTGCGTCGCGACGGTTCGTCCCGGTTTGGCCCGAGGAATCGATGGGGGACTTTCCCGGCCATCGCGCTTGGCTGGCGCCTGTCTGAGGAAGGATTCCTGCGGGGGGTTAACTGGATTGACGATCTGAAGCTGCGGTTTTCCTGGGGCGAAACCGGTAACAACAACATCGGCAACTATGATTACATCAGCCGGGTGACCTCGCAGAATTACGTACTGGGCGGCGGCCTGGCTTCCGGCCGCGTGGTTTCCTCGCTGGGCAACGATCTGCTGGGATGGGAGACTACGCGGGAGACCAACCTGGGGCTCGATGTGACGCTGCTGAACAATCGCGTCAACCTGAGCGCCGAGGTTTACCAGAGCTATACGACGGATCTGCTTCTTGACGTAGAAATCCCGCTGTCTTCCGGTTTTACTACGATCAAGGAGAATCGCGGCAAGGTCAGAAACCGGGGGATCGAGGTGGCGCTGCAGACGACCCCGGTCAGAAGAAGCAATTTCGTCTGGATCTCGAGCTTCAACGTGTCGGCCAACCGAAATGTCGTCCTGGAGCTGGGCCCCACCGGCGCGCCCATCTACAGTGGTCGCAGCGGCGAGGCAAACCCTACGCATATCACGATGATCGGCAAGCCGGTGGGTATGTTTTTCGGGTATGTGTTTGAGGGGCTTTATCGCAACTGGGATGACGTCAACAACAGTCCGCATTTTCCGGGCGCGATCCCGGGGAACGTGAAGTACCGCGACGTAAACGGAGACGGTACGATCTCGCCGGTGAGCGACTTCGACATCATTGGAAATCCCTACCCGGATCTGGTATTCGGTATCACCAACAGTATCACCTATAAAAACCTGGATGTGCAGCTTGTGCTTACGGGGCAACTGGGCGGGGAGAAGCTGATGGCCTTCAAGGAGTCGCTGAACAACATCGACGGCGTGTTCAATGTGGAGCGCGAGATGCTGCAGCAATGGCGCTCGCCCGAAGACCCCGGAAACGGCCGGGTGCCCACGACGGCCGGGACCGCACTTGGCCGGGTCCTGTATCGCGATGTCAACTCGCTGTGGGTCAAAGACGCCTCGCACCTGGCCATCAAGAACATCACGGTCCGCTATAACCTGCCCAACCGCTGGTTCCAGTCCTGGATGTCGATCAACCGGGCGTCCGTCTATCTGAGCGCCCAGAACGTGTACTACTTCACGAGCTATCCGGGCAATCCGGAGCAGACCAACTACAACGATACAGGCAACCCCCTGCGCTATGGCAATCCCAACCTGACGCCCGGACTGGACTATGCGCCCTATCCGTTGCCCCGTACGGTGACGCTGGGCATCGAACTCTCGTTCTGA